CTGCGGTATGaaatattatgtatttgattTCTCTTTATAGTGTGTAAGGTTCGGGGGCCTCGGGGCCGTGTCCCGGGGTCACGTGCTCCTTACATTCGCCCTCCCCAATTGGCGGTTCAATCGGCTTCTGAGTTAGCGAATCGGTCCCAGTCCCAGTCTTTGTTGTTGATGACTTCTTTGGTTTTGTTGGCATGTATGGGACAAGTATAGTTCTCCCTTTCGGGAATGTTGGGAACGGTGCCGGTAACCCCTCCATCCACCTTGTTATTACCGTGTCCACTACTTGGACCTGAAGTTTCTTCAGTGCTTTTTCTGTAAGCATTGGTCTGTTTCTCCTCTCCGTCTCCTTTTGTGTCTCTATTCTCCTTTCCTTGTTCCTTTGCTTTCTCATTCCTCCACTTTTCTCTCCATTCTCTCCTCCTAGCTCCTCCCCGCGTCCTGTGCCTTTTGTACGGGCTGACGCGCGCCcctgtcaattttgattagCATCCGTGTACTTAGTTTGACAAATGCCATTACCAATTCTATTGATGAGGGGGTTCCTGTGGGCTTTTGGCCCCTTAGGAGCGTTGATAGGTGGGCGCgcttgtatatatgcgcgttGTATTGGTTGCCCTTGGTGCCGGGGACGGACTGGGTATCTCTGAGTTGTTTCATTTGCCGGCACCCCTTTCTGTTGAGCGACTTGCTTTGCTTGCCCTAACGCTATTGCTAGCTCGTTCATCAACGTTGTAAGCATCTTGACTGCAGGGTTTGAGGGTGTAATTGTGTTACTCCCCTGTTCCCGAATTGTGTGTAGCATTGATCTAAACTCCTGGTACTTTGGCGGTTCGCTGCCCGCAGTATCCAGGGATCCATGGCTGACACAAAATAGGTTGGCGCAATATACGCCGCAATCGACAAGCTTGCCAGCAGTGAACAAATAAACGCTTTGTTGTTTGACGGAGGTATTGGTACAAGACATATTGCGACAGTGTATGATATTGTCTAGTATGTTATTGAATGCAATGCTGTTGACTTGTACCTTGCTTTCAGTTGTTTTTATATCATTCTCCTTGAGCTCATTTCCGAACTCCTGTTCCTCTATTCCGTATTCAGCTGTCCATGGTAAGTTTAGGACGCTATCGACCCCTTGCAGTTTGAGGTATTCGTCTAACGCAACTAAATGCTTGATGTTGCGATAATCTTCCCAAGTTCTGCTTTGGTTTGCCCACAGCACTTCATATTGggtttcttttccttttcctgcGTGCTGCAGTATTGCTCGTACTGCCCATTCTTTAGGTGCATCCGTTAAGGATACTGTTGGGTTTCCCGCCCTTGCAGGGAACCTGTTATCATCATTCGGTACGTGAATGCGCAGCAGCGACGCGTGGAACACGGGGTGTATGCCCCTATCTTTTAGATCATTCGGTAGTTCTAACTCGTATGTTGTTCCTTTTACTATTTCTTTTGTCACTCTTACTGGTCCAATGTATTTCCTTGCCAGCTTTCGTGATATCTTTTTTGGGAGCCTTAGATTCTTTGTTGATAGATAtactaagtctccttgagTTATATCCGCCGGGCGTCAATGTTTGTTTGCCTGGGCTATCATTCGTGTACGTGTGTCTATTATGGCGTCGTGTGCGGCTGCTAATGCTTCTCTTTGCCGGACTAAGAACTTCCGTACTCCTGGGTACAAGCTATCTGTGTCCCAACGTGAACCAGTGGGGTATTGGCCGTAGTTCAGGAAGAACGGGCTGTATCCCGTGGCTTCAGACCTTGCCAAGTTCATCGCGTACTCGACGCTTGGTATGTGCTTTACCCATTCATTCTGTTTTCCTTCTATTGCCTGCCTGATGATCTGGAACGAAGTTTTATGGCTTTGTTCAGTTAGGCCGTTGGTCTCCGGATGGTATCCGGAGCTCATTCTTAGTTCGGTTCTTGTGAGTCGACATAATTCCCTCCAGAATTGGGAGTCGAATAGTTTGTCCCAATCTGATACTATGGCTTGTGGTATCCCGTGTAATTTATAGATATTGTCAAATATTACTTCTGCCATGTCTCGGGCCTTATACGTTTGTTTCATTGGTACTAATCGTGCCATGGACGTTGCTTGGTCTATGATTACGCATAGCATGTCCCATTTCCCGTTTAGGTTCTCTGACTTGGGCAGCGGTCCGACGAAGTCTATTTGTACGCATTCCCACAGCTCTCTTGCTGGGTCTAACGGGGTCAGTAATCCCATTTTTGTCTGCGTCTGGTGCTTTgttgttgcgcatatatgacATGACGCGCAGTAGTCCTGTACGTCTATTACCATATTTTTCCACCACGCTTTCCCTCTTAACGCGTAGTTCGTTCTTTTGGCTCCACCGTGCCCTATTTGTACGTGCGCGtctttgattacttgttCGCGTAGTTTCTTTCCCTCTATCTCTATATCGGGTATGCACAGGGCTTTCCCTTTGTTTTCTTTATGTATATAAGGTCATTAATTAATTCAAATTTCTTGAAATGTGTCGGGTTGTCTATAATGAGCTTATAGAATCTATCTTCTTGGTACCGCCCTCTCAATTCTTTGAGTGTGTTTGGTGTGGGGTCATAAAACACATTAGGTGCGGGTAATTTTGTTTGGTCCATTTCAGACGCCTCTTTTTTTCCTTCTTTGGGCTTGTATGCGGTTTTCTCTTCCTGTATTTCCAGCTTCTGATCATTCTCGTCTTTTGTTATTGAATCCttattgtcctagacgtctgtaaggacgttgagggtgtgggcgcttgtggctgtgtgacTATTACAacaaaccgcttaaggcggcggcgaggtaccctacaacaacggactaactaactacaatgaccacacgctataaggcggcggcgagctacgtatgtacagcaagaacaacgcttaaggcgtgtagcTAAGtatcttactgggctgtaaggccctcgtacagtgtgggatgcgacaagaggtaatcgacctgggtgttaccatggtcggttggcctccttatatattctatagtagtgctaattacaaatacattataaccaataccataaccaataagaaccccgctccgcagtcggccttactcatgcatacatgtcactgacgtgtcatagtgatgtcatcaggtggaggtggctacgtatgctgaggtaagcgcagatggggacgtggctcggcgcttagcgtatgatataagcgccaaagtcacgtgatcgaaaatgttgtccgtttgccttcgtttaaaattgagaaaataggaataaattccctggtatcaagtgtgtctacaacactgccccccctctaagggccttggcagcgccgagggccttctttttcatttctttttcgaatttttctaggattttttcggcgtttttgaggttctcccttggttcccaggtattttcctctgatccgtagcctttccattttaccctaaaaaaccacttcccgttcctttcttccatgtctgtgatcccttcaacctcgtattcttcctctccatccacggtgacaggtggaggccggttctcaaagttgcgcttcttgtcccttttgacttttgacagcaGACCCACGTAGAAGACATCGTGGATCCTCATGGTTGGCGGGAGCTCTAGGCGATATGCTCtgtcggagattttcttggttactttgaaggggcctaggcgttgttcagttagcttgggactcagggtctttagcttcacgtttttggcgtctagccaggcttcttctccaatttcgAACTCAAGTGGTTCTCCCACTTCTCCAGCtaccatgcgtgtctttgattgccggagcgcCGCTTCTATTTCctgccattgtgcttccatctggGTTGCTAGATTGTCTGCCTCAGGTACGTCTGTCAGGACGTTACTCGGAGTTAAGGAAGGTTCCCAACCGTATAGTGCCTTAaaaggggatttgcctgttgagctATGcactgcgttgttgta
This genomic interval from Rhizoctonia solani chromosome 11, complete sequence contains the following:
- a CDS encoding Transposon Ty3-I Gag-Pol polyprotein, encoding MGLLTPLDPARELWECVQIDFVGPLPKSENLNGKWDMLCVIIDQATSMARLVPMKQTYKARDMAEVIFDNIYKLHGIPQAIVSDWDKLFDSQFWRELCRLTRTELRMSSGYHPETNGLTEQSHKTSFQIIRQAIEGKQNEWVKHIPSVEYAMNLARSEATGYSPFFLNYGQYPTGSRWDTDSLYPGVRKFLVRQREALAAAHDAIIDTHRGIHPVFHASLLRIHVPNDDNRFPARAGNPTVSLTDAPKEWAVRAILQHAGKGKETQYEVLWANQSRTWEDYRNIKHLVALDEYLKLQGVDSVLNLPWTAEYGIEEQEFGNELKENDIKTTESKVQVNSIAFNNILDNIIHCRNMSCTNTSVKQQSVYLFTAGKLVDCGVYCANLFCVSHGSLDTAGSEPPKYQEFRSMLHTIREQGSNTITPSNPAVKMLTTLMNELAIALGQAKQVAQQKGVPANETTQRYPVRPRHQGQPIQRAYIQARPPINAPKGPKAHRNPLINRIGARVSPYKRHRTRGGARRREWREKWRNEKAKEQGKENRDTKGDGEEKQTNAYRKSTEETSGPSSGHGNNKVDGGVTGTVPNIPERENYTCPIHANKTKEVINNKDWDWDRFANSEAD